From the genome of Thermogutta terrifontis, one region includes:
- a CDS encoding RNA polymerase sigma factor: protein MATVLEPLEIERLTSSAEFVAELPLPLPEAPESPICALVEAAKRGEEEAWERVIEIYGQVVYDTIRRRIKSDADADEVRQEVFLQALRKLPQLKEPQALGSWLRRIADRLAINYVTRRHAAPSLSERTWEESSDVRREPFAEVTRREAQEAVRQGLERLGPMDREALYAFYIEGKSLNEMSQEFAVPLGTVKRRLHVARKRLAQQLAGFLD, encoded by the coding sequence ATGGCCACAGTCCTTGAGCCGCTCGAAATCGAACGATTAACCAGTTCCGCCGAGTTCGTGGCGGAACTGCCACTGCCCCTTCCCGAGGCGCCGGAATCGCCGATCTGCGCTCTAGTGGAAGCCGCAAAACGGGGAGAAGAGGAAGCCTGGGAGCGCGTCATCGAGATATACGGACAAGTGGTGTACGACACCATCCGGCGCCGCATAAAATCGGACGCTGATGCCGATGAAGTCCGCCAGGAAGTCTTCTTGCAGGCTCTACGTAAACTGCCGCAGCTCAAAGAGCCGCAGGCTTTAGGGAGCTGGTTGCGGAGAATCGCCGATCGGCTGGCGATCAATTACGTCACCCGGCGGCACGCCGCGCCCTCGCTGTCCGAACGAACTTGGGAAGAATCGAGCGACGTCCGGCGGGAACCCTTCGCCGAGGTCACCCGACGCGAGGCCCAGGAGGCAGTTCGGCAGGGACTGGAGCGTTTGGGACCCATGGACCGCGAAGCTCTGTATGCCTTCTACATCGAGGGCAAATCACTCAACGAGATGAGTCAGGAATTTGCCGTTCCACTCGGTACGGTCAAACGAAGACTTCACGTCGCCAGGAAACGTTTGGCCCAACAGTTGGCCGGGTTTCTGGATTGA
- a CDS encoding DUF5696 domain-containing protein yields MRLAPIHVTRRSGEWMLLLGGAFWLAVFSVLGLSSKASAYNPPVDSAFGVTLRIQGPSEISYSPEGFECTLVVQNTTEKPLRGTIRLRSIDGCQADPAEIDNLAVPPGETARRSFRLRFGPRIYNAHYPIHAYGRFDLGGQEVMLHPILIFSVRGAPPVPTATWDWKPLELPNNSALALEEVPVFRAVFQVFGHDPETMPVGWRGSHPSHHGTCERMMRELGGATKPVIGIHPPWYEGQTGTGMVEFPIVLPASGPIRLSFALGMTPEGQSDGVTFRVRVAELSAPEGEFGKIVFERHTTAKTWEQHEVDLSAYAGKTIRLQLESHPGPKNNTGWDSSFWAEPTLIAGATPTVRAGESSKLGTPIILGTVGVGGLRGQAEVELGPRGLLDANVRFRFGQRVLSFHGFEVTVLGSRLDKVRSATALLGVESQVEKNSDGGQRLVARHRFQNAAGTFDLIGVVGTEKGTLVVNWRLENVPAARPWVDVHLEDVALGSWSEEAFRVYAGAGNVVQKPQSYTLGFDGHRLSTSFVGLEFDGGLSIVQGCDVPPSAFQVNPAARHYSLHVAHASKMTLIPATRVWDAVKQWREVNGLKPSDGVPVLAGRFVFDLWGGRYRESADALQKAFRYGLTDSLVIWHNWQRWGYDYRLPEIFPPNPSLGTLEDMQYLAQICRQAGVRFALHDNYIDFYPDAEGFSYLDTIAFHANGQPVRAWFNEGRQAQSYRYRADRVAPFLQANLTQIAEHIKPTAYFIDVWSSIDPYDYWTADGKFFDKVYTRNTWGQHFAWIRQLLGDHAPQISESGHDQLIGWLDGATTNHLRVGKPIPGYYQWSVWNWDCEDAERVPWFDAAHHDRFVLHGAGYSGRYQAGLDARLHGIYSDDYITTEVLTGHPAMVAQPFGQDVVRKYWLLSALGRALALDRIEDVEFVDNNIHRIHVKWASGMETWCNRGESDWEVAGVVLPQFGFLARPAENSPAGRVVKEAAIARRDGLIVEWAISPQSIYVNARKDYMGPEPIRPRATKFAPKGQEIEISVDWAARVPIPAGWVPFAHFCDEKGDIIFQGQFEPRDLSGITGQISTVVRARVPASIPAGQELELRVGVYRPQDGRRLSLAGPDDGQSRIRLGKIRRVADSQVSWIPQADEPDRLLLRKNAEGRPVDFGGIVTAQGVRVSPIGDGVLVVPLPLEDQSTQLTIFWSKLPWKVARPTKIEFLGIDGNVVRTEPLSSQEEIRLAIQPGEWAARLVP; encoded by the coding sequence ATGCGCTTGGCACCAATCCATGTGACGCGGCGGTCTGGTGAGTGGATGCTCCTTTTAGGAGGGGCTTTTTGGCTGGCGGTGTTCTCAGTGTTGGGGCTTTCTTCGAAAGCCAGCGCATACAATCCACCGGTGGATTCCGCTTTTGGGGTGACCCTGCGGATCCAGGGGCCATCGGAGATAAGCTATTCACCGGAAGGATTTGAGTGCACACTCGTTGTGCAAAACACGACTGAAAAGCCACTCCGCGGTACGATTCGACTGCGGTCGATTGACGGATGTCAGGCTGATCCGGCAGAGATTGACAATTTGGCTGTCCCGCCTGGAGAAACTGCCCGCCGAAGTTTTCGACTGCGATTTGGACCGCGCATCTACAATGCCCACTATCCCATTCACGCCTACGGTCGATTTGACCTGGGCGGTCAGGAAGTAATGCTCCATCCGATCTTGATTTTCTCGGTCCGCGGGGCTCCGCCAGTGCCGACCGCGACGTGGGATTGGAAGCCATTGGAACTGCCGAATAACTCGGCGTTGGCACTTGAAGAGGTGCCCGTTTTTCGGGCAGTTTTTCAGGTATTTGGGCACGACCCAGAGACTATGCCGGTGGGATGGCGTGGATCGCATCCCTCCCATCATGGAACATGCGAGAGGATGATGCGCGAGCTCGGTGGGGCAACGAAACCCGTCATCGGGATTCATCCTCCGTGGTATGAGGGGCAGACGGGCACGGGCATGGTGGAGTTTCCCATCGTGCTGCCAGCGAGCGGCCCAATTCGTTTGTCATTCGCACTAGGAATGACGCCCGAGGGCCAAAGCGATGGGGTTACATTCCGGGTCCGCGTGGCGGAACTTTCAGCACCAGAGGGGGAATTCGGGAAGATTGTGTTCGAACGTCACACAACGGCCAAAACCTGGGAACAGCATGAGGTGGACCTGTCTGCTTATGCGGGGAAGACGATTCGGCTCCAGCTCGAATCGCATCCCGGTCCTAAGAACAACACGGGCTGGGACTCATCCTTCTGGGCAGAGCCGACGCTGATTGCAGGGGCAACTCCCACGGTGCGAGCAGGTGAGTCGTCGAAACTGGGCACGCCGATCATTCTGGGAACGGTAGGGGTCGGCGGACTTCGGGGGCAGGCTGAGGTGGAGCTGGGGCCTCGGGGATTGCTCGATGCGAATGTTCGCTTTCGGTTTGGACAGCGTGTGCTCTCATTCCACGGGTTTGAAGTCACGGTGCTGGGGTCCCGGTTGGACAAGGTCCGATCGGCGACAGCGCTTCTGGGAGTGGAATCCCAGGTGGAGAAGAACTCCGATGGTGGTCAGCGGCTTGTCGCAAGGCATCGCTTTCAGAATGCCGCAGGGACGTTTGACCTTATCGGCGTGGTGGGTACGGAAAAAGGAACTCTGGTCGTGAACTGGCGCCTCGAGAATGTGCCGGCGGCCCGTCCGTGGGTGGATGTGCATCTTGAGGATGTCGCGTTGGGAAGCTGGTCCGAGGAGGCATTCCGGGTTTATGCAGGCGCCGGAAATGTCGTGCAAAAACCCCAGAGCTATACCCTTGGGTTTGATGGACATCGCCTTTCCACTTCGTTCGTGGGGCTAGAATTCGATGGCGGACTTTCGATTGTTCAGGGGTGCGATGTTCCGCCAAGCGCATTCCAGGTCAATCCGGCGGCAAGGCACTATTCGCTGCATGTTGCCCATGCATCGAAGATGACGCTCATCCCGGCAACCCGTGTGTGGGACGCCGTCAAGCAATGGCGGGAGGTGAATGGGCTTAAGCCATCGGATGGGGTGCCGGTGCTGGCGGGAAGGTTTGTCTTTGATCTGTGGGGAGGACGCTATCGCGAAAGCGCGGACGCTTTGCAGAAGGCATTCCGCTATGGGCTGACGGATAGTCTGGTGATCTGGCACAACTGGCAGCGTTGGGGGTACGACTACCGTTTGCCCGAGATTTTTCCGCCCAATCCGAGTTTAGGCACCCTCGAAGATATGCAGTATCTGGCCCAAATCTGTCGGCAAGCCGGAGTTCGTTTTGCCCTCCACGACAACTACATCGACTTTTATCCAGATGCCGAAGGGTTTTCTTATTTGGATACCATCGCCTTTCATGCTAATGGTCAGCCAGTCAGGGCCTGGTTTAATGAAGGGAGGCAGGCCCAATCCTATCGTTATCGGGCGGATCGCGTGGCACCTTTTCTGCAAGCCAACCTCACTCAAATTGCGGAGCATATCAAGCCCACTGCCTATTTCATCGACGTCTGGAGCAGTATTGACCCCTACGATTACTGGACGGCCGATGGCAAATTCTTCGACAAAGTCTATACTCGCAACACCTGGGGACAGCATTTTGCCTGGATTCGCCAACTCCTGGGGGATCATGCGCCCCAGATTTCTGAGAGCGGTCACGACCAACTGATAGGCTGGCTGGATGGAGCCACCACCAACCATCTTCGCGTGGGGAAACCCATCCCCGGATATTATCAGTGGTCGGTATGGAACTGGGACTGCGAGGACGCTGAACGGGTGCCGTGGTTTGACGCTGCCCACCATGACCGCTTCGTTCTCCACGGAGCCGGATATTCCGGTCGCTATCAGGCCGGCTTGGATGCCCGTTTGCACGGGATTTACAGCGACGATTACATCACGACCGAAGTGTTGACGGGGCACCCTGCGATGGTGGCTCAACCGTTTGGGCAGGACGTTGTGCGCAAATACTGGTTGCTTTCCGCATTAGGTCGGGCATTGGCTCTTGATCGGATCGAAGACGTGGAATTCGTTGATAACAACATCCACCGCATTCATGTGAAGTGGGCTAGTGGAATGGAAACCTGGTGTAACCGGGGCGAATCAGATTGGGAGGTCGCCGGGGTAGTCCTGCCTCAATTTGGTTTTCTCGCCCGGCCCGCTGAGAACTCCCCGGCAGGCCGTGTGGTTAAAGAAGCGGCGATCGCACGGCGAGACGGACTGATTGTAGAATGGGCGATCAGCCCTCAAAGTATCTACGTCAATGCGCGAAAGGATTACATGGGGCCTGAGCCAATCCGCCCGCGGGCCACAAAGTTCGCTCCCAAGGGACAGGAGATCGAGATTTCCGTGGATTGGGCAGCCCGAGTGCCGATCCCAGCAGGCTGGGTCCCGTTCGCCCATTTTTGTGACGAAAAAGGCGACATTATTTTCCAGGGGCAGTTTGAACCTCGCGATCTGAGCGGTATCACAGGCCAGATCAGCACCGTCGTGCGGGCCAGAGTTCCCGCGAGCATTCCGGCCGGGCAAGAGCTGGAATTACGGGTGGGAGTTTACCGCCCGCAGGACGGCCGGCGGCTTTCCCTTGCCGGCCCGGACGACGGCCAGTCGCGGATCCGGTTGGGCAAAATTCGACGGGTTGCTGACAGCCAGGTTTCGTGGATCCCACAGGCCGACGAGCCTGATCGGTTGCTACTCCGGAAGAACGCGGAAGGCCGACCAGTGGACTTCGGGGGAATCGTGACGGCCCAGGGTGTGCGCGTGTCGCCGATTGGGGATGGCGTCCTGGTGGTGCCGTTGCCGCTGGAAGACCAGTCCACTCAATTGACTATTTTCTGGTCGAAGTTGCCGTGGAAAGTGGCACGACCCACGAAAATCGAGTTTCTGGGCATCGACGGAAACGTGGTCCGTACGGAGCCGCTCTCCAGCCAGGAAGAAATCAGGTTGGCGATCCAACCAGGGGAATGGGCGGCCAGGCTGGTTCCCTGA
- the uxaC gene encoding glucuronate isomerase, which produces MEHKFLDDDFLLENKTAERLYHEVARDLPIIDYHSHLPPDLIAQDYRFPNLTAVWLRGDHYKWRAMRANGVDEYFCTGNASDYEVFMKWAETVPRLLRNPLYHWTHMELKRPFGITDRLLCPETAAEIWEICNAKLAQPEFSCRGLLKQFNVVVVCTTDDPTDDLRYHRQVAQDGEFHVRVLPTFRPDRALMVEDPDRFHHWIDKLSEVSGVEVKDFSTLIEALRKRHDYFHQHGCRVSDHGIEQFYCEETTEGDLNQIFRQVYNGRSVSQNERNKFKAAVLYECALMDYEKGWVQQFHVGALRNNNTRMFQLVGPDTGFDAIADGNVARCMVRFFDRLEMEGKLTKTIVYNLNPAVNEVVASILACFQDGRIPGKMQYGAAWWFLDQRDGILKQLETLSNFGLLSRFVGMLTDSRSFLSFVRHEYFRRILCNLLGSEMERGLLPNDFDMIAELVRDVCYRNAVQYFNFPGVTGSK; this is translated from the coding sequence ATGGAGCACAAGTTCTTGGATGATGATTTTCTTCTGGAAAACAAGACGGCGGAACGACTCTACCATGAGGTTGCGCGTGACCTGCCGATCATCGATTATCACTCGCATTTACCCCCTGATCTTATTGCGCAGGATTATCGCTTTCCGAATTTGACCGCGGTTTGGCTTCGGGGTGACCATTACAAGTGGCGAGCGATGCGTGCCAACGGGGTCGACGAGTATTTTTGCACGGGAAACGCCAGCGATTACGAGGTCTTCATGAAGTGGGCGGAAACTGTACCCCGGTTGCTCCGCAACCCCCTTTATCATTGGACGCATATGGAGTTAAAGCGTCCTTTCGGAATTACGGATCGGCTGCTTTGCCCTGAGACAGCGGCCGAAATCTGGGAAATATGCAACGCGAAATTAGCCCAGCCGGAATTCTCTTGTCGCGGGCTTTTGAAGCAATTCAATGTGGTTGTGGTGTGCACCACTGACGACCCCACTGATGATCTTCGGTACCATAGGCAGGTCGCTCAGGATGGTGAGTTTCACGTGCGCGTTCTGCCCACGTTTCGGCCGGATCGAGCGCTTATGGTGGAGGACCCAGACCGGTTCCATCACTGGATTGACAAACTCAGCGAGGTTTCGGGGGTGGAGGTGAAGGACTTCTCCACGCTCATCGAGGCTTTGCGGAAACGGCACGACTACTTCCATCAGCACGGTTGTCGTGTGTCGGACCACGGAATTGAGCAGTTTTACTGCGAAGAAACCACGGAGGGGGATTTAAATCAGATTTTCCGGCAGGTTTACAACGGACGCTCGGTTTCCCAAAACGAGCGGAACAAATTCAAAGCCGCAGTGCTTTACGAGTGCGCCCTCATGGACTATGAGAAAGGCTGGGTACAACAGTTCCACGTCGGGGCCCTGCGCAACAACAATACGAGAATGTTTCAATTGGTCGGGCCAGACACAGGATTTGATGCAATCGCCGACGGAAATGTGGCCCGGTGTATGGTGAGATTTTTCGACCGCCTGGAGATGGAAGGGAAGTTGACTAAGACGATCGTGTACAATCTCAATCCAGCCGTCAACGAGGTGGTGGCAAGCATCCTCGCGTGTTTTCAGGACGGGCGAATCCCCGGAAAAATGCAGTACGGGGCTGCGTGGTGGTTCCTCGATCAGCGGGACGGCATTCTCAAGCAATTGGAGACACTTTCCAATTTTGGCTTGCTCAGTCGGTTTGTCGGCATGTTGACGGACAGTCGATCTTTTCTGTCCTTTGTGCGGCATGAATACTTCCGAAGGATCCTTTGCAATCTCCTGGGCAGCGAGATGGAACGTGGGCTGCTCCCGAATGATTTTGATATGATCGCAGAACTGGTTCGCGACGTTTGCTACCGCAACGCGGTCCAGTACTTCAACTTTCCGGGGGTCACTGGGTCGAAATAG